The DNA segment ACGACTCGCCTCCATGCGCTCCTGCGCCTTGCGCATCTTGCTCGCGGCCACCATTTCCATGGCCTTGGTGATCTTCTGAGTATTTTTGATACTCTTGATCTTCGAGCGGATCTCTTTTGCGGCTGCCATTGCGGATTACCAGACGTTGTTGGCCTTGAAATGCTCCAGGGCTTGCTTCATCTCCGTGGCAATTTCATCATTGAAATCGCCCTTCTGGTTGATGCGTGCAAGCAGCTCGGCTTTCTCCGACTTCAGGTAGCTGTGTAACGCCGCCTCGAAATCAACAATCTTATGGACCTCCACGTCATCCAGGAAGCCCTCGTTCGCGGCAAACAGTGAAAAACCCATTTCGCCGATGGACAGCGGCTGATACTGCTTCTGCTTCATCAGCTCCATCACGCGCTGACCACGCTCAAGCTGCTTGCGCGTGAAGTCGTCCAGGTCCGATGCGAACTGTGAAAACGCCGCCAGCTCACGATACTGCGCCAGTGCGAGTCGAACGCCGCCACCGAGCTTCTTGATGATCTTCGTCTGCGCGGCGCCGCCAACACGCGATACGGACAGGCCCGCGTTAATCGCCGGGCGAATACCCGCGTTGAACAGGTCCGTCTCCAGGAATATCTGGCCGTCGGTGATTGAGATCACATTGGTGGGCACGAAGGCCGATACGTCACCCGCTTGCGTCTCGATGATCGGCAAGGCAGTCAGCGAGCCCGTCTGGCCCTTGACCTTGCCCCCCGTGAACGCCTCCACATACTCCGCGTTCACGCGCGATGCGCGCTCAAGCAGGCGGGAATGCAGGTAGAACACGTCGCCGGGATACGCTTCGCGACCCGGGGGACGGCGCAGCAGTAGCGAAACCTGGCGATAGGCCCAAGCCTGCTTGGTCAGATCGTCATACACGATCAGCGCATCTTCGCCACGGTCGCGGAAATACTCTCCCATCGCACAGCCTGCGTATGGCGCGATGTACTGCATCGCGGCCGAGTCAGAGGCGCCTGCCGCCACGATAATCGTATGCGCCAGTGCGCCATGCTCTTCCAGCTTGCGCACCACGTTGGCAATCGAAGACGCCTTCTGTCCGACGGCGACATAGATGCACTTAACGCCGGTGCCCTTCTGGTTGATGATCGCATCGATGGCAACCGCCGTCTTGCCGGTCTGGCGATCACCGATAATCAGCTCGCGCTGGCCGCGCCCGATCGGCACCATGGCGTCGATCGCCTTGATACCGGTCTGGACCGGCTGATCGACCGACTTACGCTCGATCACGCCGGGTGCGATTTTCTCGATAGGGGAGGTGCCGTCAGACTCAACTGGACCCTTGCCATCAATCGGGTTACCCAGTGAGTCGACCACACGCCCCAATAATCCGGGGCCAACCGGCACCTCAAGGATACGACCCGTGCACTTGGCTGCGTCGCCCTCGCTGATGTGCTTGTAGTCACCGAGCACGACAGAACCCACAGAATCGCGTTCGAGATTGAGCGCCAGTCCGTAGGTCTCGCCGGGAAATTCGATCATTTCACCCGCCATCACGTCAGACAGACCGTGAATGCGCACGATGCCGTCGGACACGCTCACTACGGTCCCTTCGGTACGAGCCTCAGCGGTGGATTCGAAATCCTTGATGCGTTTTTTGATCAGATCGCTGATTTCAGTCGGATTGAGTTGCATCTCTAAATTCCTCTTAGCGGCTCATAGCCCGGGCCATCTGCCCGAGACGTCCTTTGAGTGAGCCATCGATGACCAGATCGCCAGCGTGAACTACGACACCCGCCAGCAGCGCAGAGTCTTCACGCGTGCTCAGATTCACGTTTTTACCCAAACGTCGCTTGAGCGCAGCCACCAAGGATTCGCGCTGGGTTTCATCCAACGGATAGGCACTGATTGCCTCGGCTTCGATCGTCCCCTCTGCGGCATCACA comes from the Acidihalobacter yilgarnensis genome and includes:
- the atpA gene encoding F0F1 ATP synthase subunit alpha, translating into MQLNPTEISDLIKKRIKDFESTAEARTEGTVVSVSDGIVRIHGLSDVMAGEMIEFPGETYGLALNLERDSVGSVVLGDYKHISEGDAAKCTGRILEVPVGPGLLGRVVDSLGNPIDGKGPVESDGTSPIEKIAPGVIERKSVDQPVQTGIKAIDAMVPIGRGQRELIIGDRQTGKTAVAIDAIINQKGTGVKCIYVAVGQKASSIANVVRKLEEHGALAHTIIVAAGASDSAAMQYIAPYAGCAMGEYFRDRGEDALIVYDDLTKQAWAYRQVSLLLRRPPGREAYPGDVFYLHSRLLERASRVNAEYVEAFTGGKVKGQTGSLTALPIIETQAGDVSAFVPTNVISITDGQIFLETDLFNAGIRPAINAGLSVSRVGGAAQTKIIKKLGGGVRLALAQYRELAAFSQFASDLDDFTRKQLERGQRVMELMKQKQYQPLSIGEMGFSLFAANEGFLDDVEVHKIVDFEAALHSYLKSEKAELLARINQKGDFNDEIATEMKQALEHFKANNVW